The following coding sequences are from one Longimicrobiales bacterium window:
- a CDS encoding DinB family protein, whose protein sequence is MALGLAIGLVTPLTLAAQSAPPNFLTEFEGQFGASASKIEALAAAMPMSVYSWSPGEGVTSVVSVYMHIARYNYMYLHENLGQESPVSPAEYRRWEEEVTDKDEALEILQASTAYVRSVTEEMSAPDLEHEVTLYGRDVGEWAVLLQLVTHMNEHLGQSIAYARMNGVVPPWSM, encoded by the coding sequence GTGGCGCTCGGACTAGCCATAGGACTTGTGACTCCCCTCACGCTCGCTGCCCAGAGCGCGCCGCCAAACTTTCTTACTGAGTTCGAAGGCCAGTTCGGGGCGTCGGCGTCGAAGATTGAGGCTCTCGCCGCGGCCATGCCGATGTCAGTGTATTCGTGGAGCCCGGGCGAGGGTGTCACAAGCGTCGTCTCGGTCTACATGCATATCGCTCGCTACAACTACATGTACCTCCATGAGAACCTCGGCCAGGAGTCGCCGGTTTCGCCCGCAGAGTATCGCCGTTGGGAAGAGGAGGTGACGGACAAGGACGAAGCGCTTGAGATCCTGCAGGCCTCGACCGCGTATGTGCGAAGCGTCACCGAAGAGATGAGTGCGCCCGACCTCGAGCACGAGGTCACGCTGTATGGCCGCGATGTGGGTGAGTGGGCGGTCCTCCTCCAGCTCGTAACACACATGAACGAACACCTCGGGCAGTCGATCGCGTATGCCCGGATGAATGGCGTAGTCCCACCCTGGTCGATGTAG
- a CDS encoding aldolase/citrate lyase family protein produces MSRMNNVWKPWHGRGVSLVCALAMAACGAASESDGDSMGEMASPVDQISLIQLWSQGTPAFGIFVPSEGERGARGPDGERLPPIHTSAGGAQHGANPILDYLFLNLEGSYNVEAVAAIAEGMASVDSPLTLLVRIPPISADGADAARSRVAEAIAAGADGIVMPHVRSPEEARQAVSFFSEYDVWSPMNPGGTVLAMLMIEDPGALEAAQEIADVPGYSVLACGIGSLSAALGDRVAGEAGNMVVLGHAIRVGLPDMITANSEDVAQRIEEGFLGLLMNGPEADAHIAVGRAAAGR; encoded by the coding sequence ATGAGTCGTATGAACAACGTGTGGAAGCCGTGGCACGGAAGAGGTGTCTCCCTGGTGTGTGCGCTAGCGATGGCCGCGTGTGGAGCCGCTTCAGAGTCTGATGGAGACTCGATGGGTGAAATGGCGTCGCCCGTCGATCAGATTTCACTCATCCAGCTATGGAGCCAAGGCACGCCCGCGTTCGGGATCTTCGTGCCGAGTGAGGGTGAACGGGGTGCTCGTGGTCCGGACGGCGAACGGCTGCCACCGATTCACACGTCGGCGGGCGGAGCTCAGCACGGTGCGAACCCGATCCTCGATTATCTCTTCCTGAACCTGGAGGGCTCGTACAACGTCGAGGCCGTCGCTGCGATCGCGGAGGGCATGGCGAGCGTCGATAGTCCTCTGACTTTGCTCGTGCGAATTCCACCGATTTCTGCGGACGGCGCCGATGCGGCCCGGAGTCGGGTTGCAGAAGCCATCGCGGCGGGCGCGGACGGTATTGTGATGCCTCACGTGCGTAGCCCGGAGGAAGCGCGCCAAGCCGTGAGCTTTTTTTCAGAATACGATGTCTGGTCCCCGATGAACCCGGGGGGCACGGTACTGGCCATGCTGATGATCGAGGATCCGGGCGCGCTTGAGGCCGCTCAGGAAATCGCGGACGTCCCGGGTTACAGCGTCCTCGCCTGCGGAATCGGCAGCCTGAGTGCAGCCCTCGGTGATCGGGTGGCTGGTGAAGCCGGTAACATGGTGGTTCTGGGGCACGCCATCCGTGTTGGCCTTCCGGACATGATCACGGCGAACTCCGAAGATGTCGCGCAGCGGATCGAAGAAGGATTCCTCGGTCTGCTAATGAACGGTCCGGAAGCTGATGCGCACATCGCGGTCGGCAGGGCTGCTGCAGGTCGGTAG